In Lactococcus protaetiae, the genomic window CTAGAGCGCCCTGCTTACACCGCTTTACATTTGCACAATTCTCACGCAGGTGATGCTCAAAATCCTATGCACTCCGTCCTCAATAATTTTTATGAATACAGTCTAAGCAATGCTAACCAATATGATGCCATCATTTCAGCTACTGAAAAGCAAAGTCATGATGTCGCAGAACGCTTTGCACCAACCTGCAAACTCTTTACAATTCCTGTCGGTATGGTAGATAAAGCAATTCTAAATAGCCCACACGTCCCTATCTCTGAGCGATCTATGAACATTCTAATGACTTGTCGCATTGCACCTGAAAAGCGTATTGATCATGTGATTCGTGCGATAGGACTAGCTCAAGACTCCGTTCCCAATCTTACCCTTGATGTCTATGGCTATGTTGACCACCGAGATGATGATGAAGCACTGAAAGCCATCAATGCCGCCATCTCTGAGTTCAATCTACAAGATAAAGTCAAACTCCATGACTATGTTGACAACGTAACTGCTGTGCAAAAAGATGCGCAGGTCTACGCTTTAACCTCTGTCATGGAAGGTTTTAACCTCTCACTTTTGGAAGCCTTAAGTAACGGAATGGTCGGTGTTACTTATGATGTAAACTATGGTCCAAATGAACTTGTTGTTGATGGAGAAAACGGCTTTGTTATCCCATTTGATGACATTCAAGGGATAGCAAATAAATTCATCACATTGTTCAATGACCCAGCACTTTTACAAACCATGAGTGAGCATTCCTATAAACTTTCCGAGCGTTACTCCGAAGAAAATGTTTGGAAAGCTTGGCAAGCTTTGATTGAAGATGCCAAACATAAAGACTTGAACTTTACTCATAAGGTAACGAAAGGACTTGGAAATCAACTACTCTCTTGAACAAACTGACTAAAGAAAAAATCATAGCCTTAAAATATTGAGGTTATGATTTTTTTTACATTTTTATCGAAGTAAGTGCGTGCTATCTCCACCCTTTGGGCTACGCTGTCGATGCTCGCTAAGGCGCTGAAGCGCCTAGTCGCAATCGCAACACCCTACCCTCTTAGGTAGGGGATGAAGCAGCACTAACTTTGAATTTCGTCCGACTAAATTCAGTGGGAAGTTGCCCTTTTATCAGTCGCTTCAGCGACTAGAGAAAATGGACAAGTGTTTTACGAAACCCCCACTGAATAAGTCTTGATTTTATCTTGTAATTACTTTACCATTTCATAAAAACAGCGTTTTGGTGAAGTAAGCACACCTTCTTTTTTTAGCTTAACAATAACTTTTGAAACTTCTGATTTTTCGATACCTGTGATTTCTGCCACAGCTTTCGCATCCAGCATTTCCGCTGAGTTTTGGAAAGCTTCAAGTACAACTTCTGTATTATCCATGCTTGTCTCCTTTAGACTAAGTTTGTTTTAGAGTTAGGTTTATCAAATCGAGTGCTGCTTCGCTACGGTATACGTGCTTCGCACACCGTTCTACGAACGGTCTTCACAACTTCGTTGCTCCGCTGTCCGTTTGATTGCCATTTGAACTTGCCTCTATTCTTGTCACTTTAGTGACTTAGAGATAGAGGACAAATGTTTTACGAAATTTACACTGAATAAGTCTTGACTTCATTTTACCAAAATTTCATATTTTTTATAAACTACAAGTTAATTAAGGATTTTTCCTTTTGTTTTGGCCATTTTTTCACGCCATTTATTTATTGTTTCTGGATTTTGCCGTTTCCAATCATGAATTTCATCGATAATCTTTAAAGGTTGGTCACTCCGATAAGAGCGGGTTGGATTTCCTGGAAATTTTTTATCTGTCACATTTGGATCATTTTCAAAATCACCCGTTGGCTCAACTTGATAAACTCTAGGCTTTCCTTGTCCTCGTGCTAACTCTGCTGCAAATCCTGCGCCATCTACCAGCGCTGTAAAATAAATATGATTCATGATGACTTCCGACTGATAATTTGATTGAAACCCTGCTGTCAGCAAATCCCCAATCTGTAAGTCAGCTTTTGTCCCATGATAAAAAGGACCAGCATCCAATATTTCTGTCATTTTATCTCCAAATTTCCTGTCAGTAATCTCTCACTGATACTGTAATATCAAAAACAATCCTATATCATTTAAAAAGCTGTCAGCGTACTGACAGACTTTTATATACAAAGTTTTAAGCATCAATTGTTGAATATTATATTAGTGGTATAAAGTTCAATAAATATCTCTAAAAACCTGTAAAATAAAGCATTTTGGGGAAATAAAAAGCAGATAAAAATAGATAAAAAAATACACTTTTTTATACTTTTTGCCCCTTGTTTGCCCCTTGTTTAAAATGGTTTTTGCTGGACTCGAACCAACGACCGAACGGTTACATAATCTCATTCTGCTTCACAAGCTTAATGAGTAATTCAACAAGTGTCATCTCCTCATGCTTAGTCTGCTTCAAACTCTCGATGTTATGCTCAAAGTCTGATATGGCTTTCTGATAAAGCTTTTCGTCTTCCTCGTCAAATAGTTCAGGCTCTGCGATTTCGTCACGTGTGGGCTTTTCTGCGTCCACGTATGAGCTAATCCACTCGAAGTCTTGACCGTTAACTAAAGCGTAGGAATAAATCGCAAAGACTTTGAAACTTTCGCCGAACAGCTCAATATCTTCCTTCACATCTGCGATTAGTTCTTCGCTCTCAACGCTATTTTTCATTTGATTTCTTCTCCGTTTCGTCGCTGATTTATCCATTTTTCTACCAGTTCTATATCTTCATCTGTCGCATTTTTGATGAAATTCTTAGTTGTGGAACGCTTAGCAAGATAGTTCGTCCTTGCCTTATTCTTTTTTCGATATTCATCTGTTGCTCGCTTTTGAGATTCTGTATATTCACTACCCATATATCCTCTATTCTATCACAAATGAAAGGGCTTTTCAGCCCTTATTTTTATTTTCTTCTTTTCTATTTTTCCTCAAAATATACATAATATCTATCTTCAGATTTAAAAACTAAGTTTTTCTTAAATTTAAGTCTCGCTTCAAATTCCAAAGAATTTAGTGATGTTCCATTTTTTCCGCCTAGCTCTTTCCAACTCATTCTATATTCTTGATGTTTTATAATATTTTCATTTTTTTCAGCCATTTTATTTGTCCTCTTTCTATTTGTGATTCCCGTAATTCAATCCCCATTTTTCAATGTAACGTGCTTCATCTAACGCTCTTTGACCGCCTGCAGCTTCAAATGCTTCAAAATCACGTTCATGTTGAGCATTAAGCTTTGCTTGACGTTCTTCTAAGTTCCAACCTTCTTTAACAGCTTTAGCGCCTTTGAAATAGTCAGATTTATCAAAGCTGTAAACTGCTTTTACATTTTCGGCAGTCACTTCAAAGCCGATTGTTTTCTCAGCCCAAACGATTGCTTTTGTCAAAGATTTAAGTTCGCTATTTGAACAGCGTTGTAAGTTGTAAATTCTTTCTTGTGCTTTAGTCATTTTCATTTTATTTTTCCTCGTTCCTTAACTCTATGTATATATTATAATATATATTATAACTTTTGTCAACAAGAAAACTCGCTTTTATTATTAAAGTTTCGTTACAAAATAAAAAAGCACCCGAAGCAGGGGTGAATTTTATACTCTAAGTCTTATCATCTTCATAATTTAACAATATAATTAGTAAGGGGCGTATATCTCATTGCTATTTAATAATTTTTCCACTTCACTTTCGTCAAGTTTTTTTAATAACCCTCTCGTAGTTCTATACCACAAATTACCCATAGCATCTCTAAAAAGAAGGGCGATAGCTGGTCTATCGCCTGCTCCAGATCCTCCTGTGTATACCCTACTTCTTTTTCTCCTGGTGGAATAACATCAAAATAAACATAGTGTGTTATCGATTCTTCAAGTGGAATATTGTTAGCACGTATATGACTTGATAAAACAAAAGCCTCGTATATAGGTAATTCTGATTTATTATTAAAAATAACACGAGATGCTACACCGTTAATGTCAGTTAAAGGACTGCCGTTTTTATCTTTCGCTGTACCTTCTATGAACCAAGCTGAAATTTTAGAAGCTTGCTCTTTCTCTAAATCACTATTCCTCTCGTCAGTTTGTTTTTTGATTTGCCAATAGGCTACTGCAACAGCTGATACGGTACCAATTGCACTAAATGCTGACCAAAATATACCCCAATCAATATTTCCAAAAATAAAACATAATATAAACGATAATTCAACCACCATATAAACAAACATTTTTTCTCCTTAATTAATTAAATTTTATCATAAGAATCAATAAAAACCCTGACCGAAGTCAGGGAGCAATTTAATATTTAAGCGTTTGTCCAACATATAATCAAGTATAAATACTAAGCTTCTTTTTCCTATATACCTTAAATATCTCTAAACTTTTTTAACTTTTTTGTATCATTTGATAAAATGTAGGACTTATCTTCAAAATAATAAGTAGGCAATTTATGTTTATCAGATATTTTAATTGGTATTTGTAATTCTGCGATATCTCCGCGACCTTTTTCTATTTTATAAATCTGATGATAATACTTTCCGTTTAGACTAAGAAACTGCAAAATATAGTAGTCAAAGTGTCCATTGGGTTGAAATTTTTCACTAAGAGACAATTCTTCACCCTTTTTTAACACGAGATAATTTGTAAGTAAAGTAATTTTTACATTCTTATCTAACTCAGGTCTAACCCTATATAAAGAAATATTCAAAGCTGTATAATCACCTATATTTACAATTTTTGTATACTCACCTTCAAAAGATAAAAATGCCATTCTTTCATCTCGTAATTGAATTTTTAAAACAAAAATTGATATGACGGAAGCAATTGAAACACTAATTAACGCAGATACTATTTCTGTCAATCTCTTCTTCTCCTTAAAATATATTAATCACTATTTAAAAATACTTCATATTATTATACAACAAATAAAATAAAAAATCCCTGCAATCTGCAGGGATAATTTTAGAGTTTATTCGCATTTAATCGTTTTTGTAGAGCTTTCACAGTATCAGAAACTGGACTAATCACACCATCTTGCGTTGTGCCAAGATGTTTCTGTAAGGCTTTAATCGTGACTTGACCGCACAGTCCATCTTGAGCAATCCCAAGAATTTCTGTAAAGCTTTGATAACATTTGAACCTGTCAGTGAGGAATCAAACTGAGCAGCGTAAATATTTTGGTTAAAGGACTGTTTATATTGATGACTGATGAGTCCATCTTTTCCATCGGTATCAAAATATTCTTGAAGACGTCTTGCTGTCGCATTTCCCCACTGACCATCAAGAACTAACTGAATCATCTGAGGTTTGTTGTCAGTACTGACAGAATTGTTTGCATCTACTAGTCGATAAAAATTGTGCGGAAGACTAGTCGCCATGTACGCATCATTCGTATTTTCTGCAATGCCGTTGTTGACGTAGGAACAATGGATAAATGCCCCATTACTCAAAAAGAGTCCTGTATGTCCTGCGGAACCATTAGAACCTCCTGGAGTACCAGAGATAAAAATATCCCCTCTCTGAACTTCTGAACGACTAATTTTTTTCAATTGCTTCCCAACCATACCGAACAATGTTTCAGTATTTCCCATTGAACCTGCAGGGAGAAATCCACCAGCAATCAAGGAAAAGAAGACAGATGAACTACAATCATAACTATTTGGTCCTAATCGAGAAGTCATCGAGTAAGTAACTTTCCCTTTTCGCGCTTCCATCCAAGCAATCATTTTTTCAATATTTCCCATGTTATTTATCCTCCGTTGAGTTAGTCTTAACAAGACTTGCTGTATTATCGCCAATGTTCAAGCTTGCGATTGATGTCAAAATAGAAATCAATGTCGCAAAGCCTGCAATTGATAAGATATTTGCCCAATCAATACCAATCAAGCCTGTCGCTCCTGCTCCAAGTGCTCCGATTGCTGCTTGCGCAAACGTTTTGATAGCACGTTCCGACATATCTTTAAAAAATGTTTTCATGTTATTTTCCTCCGTTGAGTTTTTCAAGGTACTCATGAACCTTTTCAGATACAAAGCTGTTTCCGCCTAAAGCGACATAACGGTCATAAAAATATGCAACCTCACTCGCTGAAAGTCGCTCACTATTAATCCCCTCTAAGAGTTGCAAACGTAAAACTTCTTTTTCAAGCTCTTTATGTGCAATTGCAGCACTACTTTCAATTGCAGCAATTCTTTTCTCCATGTCATCTAACTTATCATTAATGTTTTCGGTTAATCGTGAAAACCACCGTTTAAAAATTTTTCCACCCAAACCCAAAATGAGGACAATCGTTGGCAAATTAATCATAAAATCAATTGCCATCTGTCCCGCATCCCTCATTAATTGCTCCAAATCATATACTCCTCCTAAAAAACTCTGCCACTACTGACAGAGTTTATTTTTGTTCCATTCTTTCATCAGCTTGTTGGGAAATCATCATTGGTAGGATAGGTCGTTGTTGCCCACAAACCTGTACCAACTCCACCTGACGCCCGAGGTTGCCATGTCGCGTTTGAACTTCTCAAAATGGCAGTAGCTCCTGAAGAAAACACTTGTTCATAAATTGGGTTTCCTCCATTATTGTAAGGGCGAAATCCAGTCGGAATATTATATGTAGTAGCTTGAGCAATCCCAACAAGAGTATGTGTCGTCATTGTCACCATATTCCCAACTCGGAAATATTGAAATTCAATTGAAGGCGTAGAATTTTTTGCTTCAAATATCTTACTTGATATTCCACCAGTTGATGTGAGACTCCCCGTTTCAAGTGATGTCATAGTGGTAGGGTCAGTAAATGTTTTCTTGCCTGCAATGGTCTCATCACCTGTATTATGAACAACTTCGCTCTTATCAGCTTTACTTGTTTGTAACTGATTGATTTGATTTTGTAAATTTGTAGCTTGATTATCATCAAGTTGATTTTGCAAATTTGTAAACCAATCCTGAAACTCAATATCCGCTTGCGAGAAAATGCTTCTATACTGATCCACAAGACCGTCAACATTGATATTATCAAAAGGTGTCGCCCAACCACAAACATCAGAATTACTACGTGTATCAGTGATATCTGCATCTGTAATCTGAGTAGCATTCATTTTTACTGAGAGTGTCGCAAGTTGCAATTCAAACATGATGTCATTTCTAACCACCGTTGTATCACTTGGCTTGTAAAAAAGATAAGTGTCTCTAGCATTTTTATCCATGCGCAAGACAATTGAATCTGTTCTATCTTGAATTGATGAAGCAACATTAACCTGAATCGCAATGGCTTCATCATTCATGTAAGAACTCCCTGCAAGTACTCCAGAACCAGCTCCTACTTGAATATTCATCCCATTTTGAGACGAACGCACACGTAATCCATCTTTGAATGACATGACAACCCCTGTTTTCAGAAAAGCCGCAAAGAATCGCATAAAATCTTCTGCATCATAGAGACGGTCACCGTTCACGTCATTCCACGGAAAACTATATTGTGTCATTGTTTTAATCTCCTTTTTATAATATCAAATACCGTGGGGCTTTCTTTATCCCAAAGTGGTGATAAATGATGTCCTGTACTATCCCACGTTTCATCAAGCCCTGCAAGTACAGAAGTTTTAGTTAAATTAAAAAGTTGGCTAGTAAATCTCACTCTATCTCCCAATTGATAGTCTTTTTGATATTCAAATAAACTGCTTTCCAAATCAATATCTCCATTTAATGTGAGAATCGCTTGTTGTTCTGCCAAGCTGGAAATACCACGACTAGTTAAAGCCGCAAGATATTGAGCATCTGTCAAAGTAATATCATTGCCATTGCCATCTTGTGTTTTTTGTTGAATATCCCTTGCATCGACATAGATTTCCATTCGCTCAAGTCCAGCAAGATTATCATTGAGTTTTACATTTTTACGTGCTGTACCCTCTCCCTCTCCGAAAACCCAAGCCATTGTCGCTTCGTCAAAATTAGAAGATTCGTAGCTTTCTGAAAGTAAATTATCAAAATCAACATTAAATTCAACGACATTTGATAAGTCTCTTCCCTTAACAATTTCAAGCTGATTATGGGGATTTTGCAAGTTAGTTGCCGTTTCATTGATTCCAATATCATAAGTAGAACAGAGACCATCTATTTCATTTGAAACCACTCCATAAGAGTTTTGATAATCAATTGTTGCTGCCGTTAATTGATTAGGAGAAATAACTGATAAATACTCAATCTTTCTACTTGTTTGACTAGGGTTAATTACTTCATTGTTCAAATGGTCATAAATGATTTGTTCAGGCCGTTTGGTTTGATGATAAATACGATAGACAATCCGTTTAAGTGCTTTTGCACGCAATGATTTACCTGCAACGACTAACTCACCATTGGTTGAATCATCACAAGTGACCTTGTCAATGTAAAAATAAACATCATTGATATTTAGAATATTGTCCGCAACAAATAGCGAAGAAATCAGATTCCTTTTTCTTTCATTTTCACTATCACTATCACTATCACTACTCACTATTAAATCTTTGACATCATCTAACAAAATGACAAGCGAAAATTGAGAGTAAGTATAATATCGCCAATTTGCTGTCAAAGATTTAAAACTATCTAAAATACCAGCAGATTCAAAAATGAATCCACTCGTCCCTACTCTTTTAAAAACTTCAATATCCATAGCATCACACTCCAATCACGAGTGGTGTATATGAAATCGTTGCAAGAATATTTTCCTCACCTACATCCGCTTGTATGACAAGATTATTTGGCTCAATATTATCCAACGCAAAGAATGACGAACCACTCATCCGAATTCCCATTGCATTTGTTGCTTCGGGGTCTGTGTCGTCTTGATACCATGTTTTTTTCTCTCCGTGAATTGTTGACAGAAAAATGACAGTTCCTGCATCAAATGTTCCATTCCAACCAAAAAATTCTTGAGTGATAACATTATAGATTCTGGGATTTTTCACTTCTGCATTGCATTGTATGGTTAACTCAAAGCCGACCGCAAAATCGCCCTTATTGAGTATTTTTACAATTTGCCCTGGTGCAATGGTCGCAAAAGCAAAATCTGTTGTAATCGCTAATGGAAATTTCATCTTGTTATCATTTGACGAAAGCGGAATAGATTTATTTCTTACATTCTCGTCACGCCATTCAGGGTCTAAAGCTCTAAATTGCAAGGTTGAGCTAGAAGTTGATGAACTGCTGTCTTTGCTTCCCTCATAACCTTTCAATAACTCTGCATCAATGCTGTAAAGATTTTCAGAAACCCGAATAAATAAAGTTCCTGCAAGCTCTGGATTGATAATCGCCATCACTTGATGCTCTTTGGATTTCAGAGATTCATAGGTTGCTTCTTTAATTGCAAGACCTATTGTCATATCACGATAAGTAAGAGAGCTAGATGTTTTTCTTTGTCCTGTTCTACCAAAGATTTTCTGAGAATTA contains:
- the asp1 gene encoding accessory Sec system glycosyltransferase Asp1 translates to MKFFINSSFNEQNSGIEHAQIKRAKLFRDHKEAFKLVFRDWNPRLHYYLNSVGISDAETLNMFDYFQKSESITDQILQAKDLDFGLQNLTYTKDDNLPLYLVFQGESLLARVRYFLEDSNERVSMTELFDGFGNLYRVNHYDFRGFLSLSQWYTPDNKVGTEIWYDYSGKPVLEAFNRYNGQGEFLQAGWRLTAATSPAIYNFSTLDELTQHFFNLINADYWSEVEPNIFVLDRTHLGDWSLLSLERPAYTALHLHNSHAGDAQNPMHSVLNNFYEYSLSNANQYDAIISATEKQSHDVAERFAPTCKLFTIPVGMVDKAILNSPHVPISERSMNILMTCRIAPEKRIDHVIRAIGLAQDSVPNLTLDVYGYVDHRDDDEALKAINAAISEFNLQDKVKLHDYVDNVTAVQKDAQVYALTSVMEGFNLSLLEALSNGMVGVTYDVNYGPNELVVDGENGFVIPFDDIQGIANKFITLFNDPALLQTMSEHSYKLSERYSEENVWKAWQALIEDAKHKDLNFTHKVTKGLGNQLLS
- a CDS encoding helix-turn-helix domain-containing protein encodes the protein MDNTEVVLEAFQNSAEMLDAKAVAEITGIEKSEVSKVIVKLKKEGVLTSPKRCFYEMVK
- the arr gene encoding NAD(+)--rifampin ADP-ribosyltransferase — encoded protein: MTEILDAGPFYHGTKADLQIGDLLTAGFQSNYQSEVIMNHIYFTALVDGAGFAAELARGQGKPRVYQVEPTGDFENDPNVTDKKFPGNPTRSYRSDQPLKIIDEIHDWKRQNPETINKWREKMAKTKGKILN
- a CDS encoding holin, with amino-acid sequence MKTFFKDMSERAIKTFAQAAIGALGAGATGLIGIDWANILSIAGFATLISILTSIASLNIGDNTASLVKTNSTEDK
- a CDS encoding siphovirus ReqiPepy6 Gp37-like family protein; protein product: MDIEVFKRVGTSGFIFESAGILDSFKSLTANWRYYTYSQFSLVILLDDVKDLIVSSDSDSDSENERKRNLISSLFVADNILNINDVYFYIDKVTCDDSTNGELVVAGKSLRAKALKRIVYRIYHQTKRPEQIIYDHLNNEVINPSQTSRKIEYLSVISPNQLTAATIDYQNSYGVVSNEIDGLCSTYDIGINETATNLQNPHNQLEIVKGRDLSNVVEFNVDFDNLLSESYESSNFDEATMAWVFGEGEGTARKNVKLNDNLAGLERMEIYVDARDIQQKTQDGNGNDITLTDAQYLAALTSRGISSLAEQQAILTLNGDIDLESSLFEYQKDYQLGDRVRFTSQLFNLTKTSVLAGLDETWDSTGHHLSPLWDKESPTVFDIIKRRLKQ
- a CDS encoding phage tail domain-containing protein, giving the protein MASLPNVEISYKNTLNQEIKMDRFGPFYLQSYEGFGSPDNEINSQKIFGRTGQRKTSSSLTYRDMTIGLAIKEATYESLKSKEHQVMAIINPELAGTLFIRVSENLYSIDAELLKGYEGSKDSSSSTSSSTLQFRALDPEWRDENVRNKSIPLSSNDNKMKFPLAITTDFAFATIAPGQIVKILNKGDFAVGFELTIQCNAEVKNPRIYNVITQEFFGWNGTFDAGTVIFLSTIHGEKKTWYQDDTDPEATNAMGIRMSGSSFFALDNIEPNNLVIQADVGEENILATISYTPLVIGV